From Musa acuminata AAA Group cultivar baxijiao chromosome BXJ3-8, Cavendish_Baxijiao_AAA, whole genome shotgun sequence, one genomic window encodes:
- the LOC135646263 gene encoding serine--glyoxylate aminotransferase: MDFVYGPGKNHLFVPGPVNIPEPVIRAMNRNNEDYRSPAIPALTKTLLEDVKKIFKTTSGTPFLIPTTGTGAWESALTNTLSPGDRIVSFLIGQFSLLWIDQQQRLNFRVDVIESDWGRGADLDALASKLEADRSHTIKAVCIVHNETATGVTSDLAAVRKLLDEYRHPALLLVDGVSSICALDFRMDEWGVDVALTGSQKALSMPTGMGIVCASPKAMEAAKTAKSVRVFFDWNDYLKFYKLGTYWPYTPSIQLLYGLRTALDLLFEEGLDNVIARHSRLGKATRLAVEAWGLKNCTQREEWFSDTVTAVVVPPYINSADVVKRAWTRYNLSLGLGLNKVAGKVFRIGHLGNLNELQLLGCLSGVEMVLKDVGYPVKLGSGVAAAAAYLRNSTPMITSRI, encoded by the exons ATGGACTTCGTCTATGGACCAGGGAAGAACCACCTCTTTGTTCCGGGGCCGGTCAACATCCCCGAGCCAGTGATTCGAGCAATGAACAGGAACAACGAGGACTACCGCTCCCCTGCCATCCCTGCCCTCACGAAGACCCTTCTCGAGGACGTCAAGAAGATCTTCAAGACAACAAGCGGCACCCCCTTCTTGATCCCAACAACAG GTACTGGTGCCTGGGAAAGTGCCCTTACCAACACTCTCTCGCCTGGTGATCGGATCGTCTCTTTCCTCATCGGCCAGTTCAGCCTCCTCTGGATCGATCAGCAACAACGCCTCAACTTCAGGGTTGATGTCATAGAGAGCGACTGGGGGCGAGGTGCCGATCTTGATGCCTTGGCATCGAAGCTGGAAGCTGACCGGTCTCATACCATCAAGGCTGTTTGCATCGTTCACAATGAGACCGCAACCGGAGTCACCAGTGATCTGGCGGCCGTCAGGAAATTGCTCG ATGAGTACAGGCATCCCGCATTGCTGCTGGTGGATGGGGTTTCATCCATATGTGCTCTTGACTTCCGAATGGATGAATGGGGAGTTGATGTTGCCTTGACAGGATCACAGAAAGCTCTTTCCATGCCTACTGGGATGGGCATCGTGTGTGCAAGTCCTAAAGCCATGGAAGCTGCTAAGACGGCCAAATCAGTAAGAGTGTTCTTCGACTGGAATGACTACTTGAAGTTCTACAAATTGGGAACTTATTGGCCCTACACACCCTCCATCCAACTCCTATATGGCCTTAGAACTGCTTTGGATCTTCTTTTCGAGGAGGGTCTTGACAATGTGATTGCAAGGCATAGCCGTCTCGGAAAGGCGACAAG ACTTGCTGTGGAGGCTTGGGGGCTGAAGAACTGCACACAAAGGGAGGAATGGTTCAGTGATACTGTCACTGCTGTGGTAGTGCCACCTTATATCAATAGTGCTGATGTTGTGAAGAGAGCATGGACAAGATACAATTTAAGCTTAGGGCTGGGACTGAATAAAGTTGCAGGAAAGGTGTTCAGAATAGGACATTTAGGCAACCTTAATGAG ctgcaattgctggGTTGCCTGAGTGGTGTGGAAATGGTACTCAAGGATGTAGGATACCCAGTCAAGCTTGGAAGTGGAGTAGCTGCAGCAGCTGCATACCTTCGGAACTCTACCCCAATGATCACTTCTAGGATATAA
- the LOC103996531 gene encoding zinc finger protein ZAT2-like, with protein sequence MGARLVEGGSYCDTEDAALGADNSLGNRVECAEEPGKAVAQEVASSRCGDDEESVSEAGAAAAEDDGSSRRRHATCPECGKSFPSDKSLFGHLRCHPERDYRGVNPPPEARRKSGASPAAKRPSAKRGRQRKAVTADPEAITAARILLHLADAEHRDARSDDTVEDELLSSYKQTIKRRKTEQVELANEPGTSDRGRRYRCSVCSKTFSSHQALGGHRASHNKNRSHHHPEEEEEEKKEEEQEEAAAATTTSNHKKEQQEDEADKGGSHGLLDFDLNEAPRLGEEES encoded by the coding sequence ATGGGAGCTCGTCTCGTGGAAGGTGGAAGCTATTGCGACACCGAGGACGCTGCGCTGGGAGCGGATAACAGCCTTGGAAATCGAGTCGAGTGCGCCGAAGAACCCGGCAAAGCCGTGGCTCAGGAGGTGGCGTCGTCTCGCTGTGGTGATGACGAGGAATCTGTGTCGGAGGCTGGAGCGGCCGCCGCTGAGGACGACGGCAGCTCGAGGCGTCGTCATGCGACATGCCCGGAGTGCGGGAAGAGCTTCCCCTCGGACAAGTCACTGTTCGGCCACCTGAGGTGCCACCCGGAGAGGGATTACAGGGGAGTGAACCCGCCGCCCGAGGCGAGGAGGAAGTCCGGCGCTTCTCCGGCGGCCAAGAGGCCGAGTGCGAAGCGAGGCCGACAACGGAAGGCCGTGACCGCTGATCCCGAAGCCATTACGGCTGCTAGAATCCTGCTGCACCTGGCTGATGCAGAGCACAGGGACGCTCGTTCTGACGACACAGTTGAAGATGAACTGCTATCGAGCTACAAGCAGACGATCAAGAGGAGGAAGACGGAGCAGGTGGAGCTGGCGAACGAGCCCGGTACGTCCGATCGTGGCCGTAGATACCGATGCAGTGTGTGTTCCAAGACATTCTCTTCTCACCAAGCGCTGGGAGGACACCGAGCAAGCCACAATAAGAACAGGAGTCATCATCatcccgaagaagaagaagaagaaaaaaaagaagaagaacaagaagaagccgcagcagcAACGACGACGAGCAACCACAAGAAGGAGCAGCAAGAGGACGAAGCTGATAAGGGAGGAAGCCATGGACTGTTGGACTTCGATCTCAATGAGGCACCGAGGCTGGGAGAAGAAGAAAGCTAG